In Candidatus Bathyarchaeia archaeon, a genomic segment contains:
- a CDS encoding MFS transporter gives MFSRVGSILDEYKGIPREANLLIYSSFFNWAAEGLFFISLQVFLVLEGIPFSTGGYILGTFGIVSAASTLLFGGLADRYGKKRFVVGGGVLAGLAIAIFGLDANVSHLFGAAVLAGLSEAMYASSWGAMLADKAGNSKRTSAFGLSFFVATISAALGGFSTSLLAVMKSVYQIDLVTGNRYLFVGIAALSLIGPLIVYSKVSESEPHLGERMGFHIIPRKARRIVLRYVIYAFTIAIGAGMVIPLISGWAFLKYGLANDITGPIFGGVNSLVMGVANLATPRLARRFGTVRTIVLTQGSSTLFLFSMPFSPSFAIASPIYIVRSALMMMSNPAQNSLLMGLVSPEERSTAAALVAALWRLPNSISTGIGASIMDMGAGNPSSTYLVLPFLICTVLYLTAISYFWRSFKDVRLPEERVLEPIEEPVLATT, from the coding sequence TTGTTCTCGCGCGTAGGCTCCATTCTCGATGAGTACAAGGGCATACCTCGTGAAGCCAATCTTCTGATCTATTCCAGTTTTTTCAACTGGGCAGCCGAAGGGCTCTTCTTCATCTCCCTCCAAGTCTTCCTAGTTCTGGAAGGCATCCCCTTTAGCACGGGAGGCTACATCCTCGGAACCTTTGGGATCGTTAGCGCCGCTTCGACCCTTCTCTTCGGAGGCCTAGCCGACCGCTACGGCAAGAAGAGGTTCGTAGTCGGAGGCGGAGTACTAGCAGGCCTAGCAATAGCAATCTTCGGCTTAGACGCCAATGTTTCACACTTATTCGGAGCCGCAGTTCTGGCCGGCCTCTCCGAGGCGATGTATGCATCTTCCTGGGGGGCGATGCTAGCTGACAAGGCAGGGAACTCGAAACGGACCAGCGCCTTCGGCCTCTCATTCTTCGTTGCAACCATCAGCGCAGCGCTAGGCGGGTTCAGCACCAGCCTCCTCGCCGTCATGAAATCAGTCTACCAGATCGACCTAGTTACTGGAAACAGATACCTGTTCGTCGGAATTGCTGCCCTCAGCCTGATCGGCCCGCTGATCGTCTACAGCAAAGTATCCGAGTCCGAACCGCACCTGGGCGAGCGGATGGGATTCCATATTATACCTAGAAAAGCCCGTCGCATCGTTCTCCGATACGTGATCTACGCATTCACGATTGCAATTGGAGCTGGCATGGTAATCCCCCTCATCTCCGGCTGGGCCTTTCTCAAATACGGCCTTGCAAACGACATCACTGGACCGATCTTCGGCGGTGTCAACAGCTTAGTAATGGGGGTCGCAAACCTCGCGACCCCTCGACTGGCCCGACGATTCGGAACGGTTCGGACCATAGTCCTAACCCAAGGCTCGTCCACTCTCTTCCTATTTTCCATGCCCTTCTCGCCGAGCTTCGCCATCGCTTCCCCCATCTATATTGTCAGGAGCGCGTTGATGATGATGTCGAACCCGGCGCAGAATTCTCTCCTGATGGGTTTGGTCTCGCCGGAAGAACGGTCAACCGCTGCAGCCCTCGTCGCCGCCCTGTGGAGGCTGCCCAACTCGATCAGCACCGGCATTGGAGCCTCCATCATGGACATGGGAGCGGGGAATCCTAGCTCAACCTATCTAGTTTTACCCTTCCTGATCTGCACTGTACTCTATCTCACAGCGATCAGCTACTTCTGGCGGTCATTCAAAGACGTGAGGCTGCCTGAGGAACGAGTTCTGGAGCCAATTGAGGAACCCGTTCTAGCCACAACCTGA
- a CDS encoding LPXTG cell wall anchor domain-containing protein translates to MFLLVVILVPVLSSNMIPRAHADPPFSLSAVPAYASEGSTVSLVLSAIGAVPNVQYRFRFSVADPAGSTVQSLQNYTTVPGQYSFNIVVAYPGPSLAGTNSLVGQYNAKVDELFPTAAPGVAGTSFIFSITDSSSYQRTQTIFVQASGYSVSESVTITIRTQTTSTLVFSALVAATSTGLAAASWKIPVNATIDNYIVTVTGTSTVKNPADRQTVGVGRAIMIINSITSVKSVYQRTETMNFFFQPTYPDGSIPSTGVGLLALAGPGGKSVTLTATYDSPSQTFEASYQTFLDNQTGTWTASLGGHAYSDAYGNNGPGTIVNTRPQLTTVPLTISVTTNTTIAVGQQLKFNATVTYPDGTIFQSGIVRAYLLYSGSPVVNNTVPVVFDTTLSRWIGTYTIRSSDTGGLWSLIVKASDFPTPPNTGSASRAITVQNSTGGNSSLPLFYFGIIAALLALLLGALFLAFRRRKTTHARLKIDLEAVRTEAGRIESSDFFQSVKDQVKKEKDDK, encoded by the coding sequence ATGTTTCTTCTCGTGGTTATCCTTGTCCCAGTCCTCTCGTCTAACATGATTCCGAGGGCCCATGCCGATCCCCCATTCTCTCTAAGCGCCGTGCCCGCCTATGCATCGGAGGGAAGCACCGTCAGCCTTGTTCTATCTGCAATTGGTGCCGTCCCCAATGTCCAGTACAGGTTTAGATTCTCCGTAGCCGATCCCGCCGGCAGCACAGTCCAATCCCTGCAGAACTATACGACCGTCCCGGGCCAGTACAGCTTCAACATCGTTGTGGCATACCCGGGTCCTTCACTCGCTGGAACGAACTCCCTGGTCGGCCAGTACAACGCCAAGGTTGATGAACTCTTTCCCACTGCAGCACCGGGCGTGGCTGGGACCTCTTTCATCTTCAGCATCACTGATAGTTCCTCGTATCAGAGAACGCAGACCATATTCGTACAGGCAAGCGGGTACAGCGTGTCAGAAAGCGTCACCATAACGATCAGGACCCAGACTACCTCCACCCTCGTATTCTCGGCATTAGTAGCAGCCACTAGCACGGGGCTCGCAGCGGCAAGCTGGAAGATTCCAGTGAATGCGACGATCGACAATTACATCGTAACAGTAACCGGGACCAGCACCGTCAAGAATCCGGCTGATCGCCAAACTGTTGGGGTAGGCCGGGCGATCATGATCATCAACTCGATTACATCTGTCAAATCAGTCTACCAGAGGACTGAGACGATGAACTTCTTCTTCCAGCCCACTTATCCAGACGGGTCGATTCCCTCGACCGGAGTCGGTCTTCTGGCCCTCGCCGGGCCCGGCGGCAAGAGTGTCACTCTTACTGCAACATACGACAGTCCATCTCAGACTTTTGAGGCGTCCTACCAGACCTTCTTGGATAATCAGACAGGGACGTGGACGGCAAGCTTGGGGGGACATGCTTACAGTGATGCCTATGGGAACAATGGTCCGGGAACAATAGTCAATACCAGACCGCAGCTGACAACTGTTCCGCTGACTATCAGCGTGACGACCAACACAACCATCGCTGTTGGTCAACAGCTCAAGTTCAATGCGACAGTCACGTATCCCGACGGGACAATTTTCCAGTCGGGCATCGTCAGAGCTTACCTACTCTACAGCGGATCACCAGTGGTTAACAATACTGTGCCTGTTGTTTTCGACACGACCTTGAGCAGATGGATCGGGACATATACAATCCGATCTTCGGACACTGGGGGACTTTGGTCCCTAATCGTTAAGGCATCAGACTTCCCGACACCTCCCAACACTGGCTCTGCATCAAGGGCTATCACTGTCCAGAATTCGACCGGCGGGAATTCATCCTTACCCCTCTTCTATTTCGGAATCATAGCCGCACTGTTAGCCCTCCTACTAGGAGCTCTCTTTCTAGCGTTCAGAAGACGCAAAACAACGCACGCTAGGCTGAAAATTGACCTGGAAGCTGTCCGGACAGAAGCAGGACGAATAGAGAGTTCAGACTTCTTCCAGTCTGTAAAGGATCAAGTCAAGAAGGAAAAGGATGACAAATGA
- a CDS encoding NAD(P)/FAD-dependent oxidoreductase, whose protein sequence is MPGQTDVVVVGAGIAALALAIELQNKGISTILLERQKSPEGIPRGLTFQPNGLAVLEKLGALGRAKEVGSASQILEVKNWAGEVLLEADYGLLEHPQNYLLTANATEVERLLVYLAEKAGAKVLWGTSFQELTTTEGRVDGALFEIDGVNDQIHASVVVGADGPQSRIRASLGVEVKTKKYPDSFLVGLAGQISGLEGRARQYQHPGKMLGIMPSGPETTYFFHCVGSRSFDSVKKQGLAALRSEIVEAAPEMADALSGVEMWTKMAYFTPSFVKVDRWVGNGVALLGDSAHTIHPHAGQGVNLALADAVSLATVIDKCKVAGDFSQTALLAYQTDRKMHAEVIGKHANYTVTYALSDNWLIKRLNKRALRRLSKDKKLQKKALEITAGIFEKKPGLATLAKIGGILP, encoded by the coding sequence TTGCCCGGGCAGACTGATGTCGTAGTTGTGGGAGCAGGAATCGCGGCCCTCGCTCTCGCAATAGAATTGCAGAACAAGGGAATCTCAACGATCCTTCTCGAACGGCAGAAAAGCCCGGAGGGCATTCCCCGAGGTTTGACCTTTCAACCAAACGGTTTGGCTGTTCTAGAGAAGCTTGGAGCACTCGGTCGGGCGAAAGAAGTTGGTTCTGCTTCTCAGATTTTGGAAGTGAAGAATTGGGCGGGGGAGGTTTTGCTGGAGGCAGACTATGGCTTGTTGGAACATCCTCAGAATTATCTCTTGACCGCGAACGCGACCGAGGTAGAACGGTTGCTGGTATATCTCGCCGAGAAGGCTGGAGCGAAGGTGCTCTGGGGAACATCCTTCCAAGAACTAACAACCACCGAGGGCAGGGTGGACGGCGCTCTCTTCGAGATCGATGGCGTGAATGATCAGATCCACGCTTCGGTTGTTGTAGGGGCCGATGGACCCCAGTCAAGAATACGCGCTAGTCTAGGTGTAGAAGTGAAGACCAAGAAATACCCAGACTCATTTCTTGTAGGACTTGCAGGCCAAATCTCGGGCCTAGAGGGCAGAGCCCGTCAGTACCAGCACCCGGGAAAAATGCTGGGAATCATGCCTTCGGGTCCGGAGACTACGTACTTCTTCCACTGCGTCGGCTCGCGCAGCTTTGACAGCGTCAAGAAGCAGGGTTTAGCAGCTCTCAGGTCAGAAATTGTTGAGGCCGCTCCAGAAATGGCCGACGCGCTGTCCGGAGTAGAGATGTGGACGAAAATGGCGTACTTCACGCCCTCGTTCGTTAAGGTCGACAGATGGGTTGGAAACGGTGTTGCGCTGCTCGGTGACTCTGCGCATACGATTCATCCGCACGCGGGTCAGGGAGTCAATCTCGCATTGGCGGACGCTGTCAGCCTGGCTACTGTGATCGACAAGTGTAAGGTGGCAGGCGACTTCTCACAAACGGCTTTGCTCGCATACCAGACTGATCGGAAAATGCACGCTGAGGTGATCGGAAAACATGCGAATTATACTGTGACGTACGCGTTGAGCGATAACTGGCTGATAAAACGGTTGAACAAAAGGGCGCTGCGGAGACTGAGCAAGGACAAGAAGCTGCAAAAGAAAGCGCTGGAGATTACTGCAGGGATCTTCGAGAAGAAACCGGGACTGGCAACTTTGGCGAAGATCGGCGGAATACTACCTTAG
- a CDS encoding isochorismatase family cysteine hydrolase produces the protein MSRIHGQGSTEKLTLYDPGMSVAPHVYNNDRRYAVIVVDMLYDFVYGKIKTDRALPIIPKSGELTDAARSTDVPVFYPNDSHTRRDFEIQRWGEHAMRGTKGAKVIGALRPRKRDVEIPKTTYSSFHDTRLEKELKKAYNGKGANTLILAGLHADCCVRHTCADAFFKGYETIVAEDAVNSFTELQYRTGLQYVKFWYLTDVLATKKITKLF, from the coding sequence TTGAGCAGAATTCACGGACAAGGCTCTACCGAGAAGCTAACACTCTACGATCCCGGAATGTCAGTTGCACCCCACGTCTACAACAACGATAGACGATACGCTGTCATAGTCGTCGACATGCTCTACGACTTCGTCTATGGAAAGATCAAGACCGATCGGGCCCTACCGATAATCCCGAAATCTGGAGAACTAACCGATGCGGCGCGTAGTACCGACGTCCCGGTTTTCTATCCTAACGATTCTCACACACGCCGAGACTTTGAGATCCAGCGCTGGGGCGAGCACGCCATGAGAGGGACTAAGGGCGCAAAAGTGATCGGTGCTCTTAGACCGAGAAAGAGGGATGTTGAGATCCCCAAGACAACCTACAGCAGCTTCCACGACACGAGACTCGAGAAGGAACTGAAAAAGGCCTACAATGGCAAGGGCGCAAACACGCTGATACTCGCAGGGCTACACGCGGACTGCTGCGTGAGACATACGTGCGCGGACGCTTTCTTCAAGGGCTACGAGACCATCGTCGCCGAGGACGCCGTCAACTCCTTCACCGAACTACAATACCGAACAGGATTACAATACGTCAAATTTTGGTACCTGACAGACGTGCTTGCGACAAAGAAAATCACGAAGTTATTCTAG
- a CDS encoding nucleoside hydrolase translates to MRQRKSRSYSRKRSGSKKPTRVIIDQDGGIDDALALILALRSPELEVTAITAVSGNVTVEQATLNGLRVVDLLNRGDVPVARGQGNPLVRNAVRATGFHGKDGLGDSNLPVSKIRPAERNAIDTIKQELSISKSRDITIICTGPLTNIAALLTSFPGAAKMIKELVIMGGAYGVTKYGVGNVTPLAEFNIYADPEAAKIVFESGVPLIAIGLDVTMIPKNQLTLTEYALIKKSRGRVAAFAVTILNKNIHKHRIFALHDPMTVATKIKPSLFEYANYHTQVETKGEFTDGMTVADRRGWLPENVMKGEKTIICRNVDSKGFKKLFLDRMVGGPSG, encoded by the coding sequence TTGCGACAAAGAAAATCACGAAGTTATTCTAGGAAGCGATCGGGCTCGAAGAAGCCCACCCGTGTCATCATCGACCAGGACGGAGGAATAGACGACGCTCTCGCCCTCATCCTCGCGCTGCGCTCTCCAGAACTTGAAGTCACTGCCATAACAGCAGTCTCCGGAAACGTAACTGTGGAGCAGGCGACGCTAAACGGACTGCGAGTCGTTGATCTCCTCAACAGAGGAGACGTGCCGGTCGCTCGAGGACAAGGAAACCCGCTTGTACGAAATGCAGTTCGGGCTACAGGCTTCCATGGAAAAGATGGGCTCGGAGATTCCAACCTACCGGTTTCAAAGATTCGTCCCGCGGAAAGGAACGCCATAGATACGATCAAGCAGGAGCTGAGTATCTCAAAGAGTCGCGACATAACAATAATCTGTACTGGCCCTCTAACCAATATCGCCGCCCTACTAACCAGTTTTCCCGGTGCTGCCAAAATGATCAAGGAACTCGTGATTATGGGCGGAGCCTATGGCGTGACAAAATATGGCGTTGGAAATGTGACTCCCCTGGCTGAATTCAACATCTACGCGGACCCTGAGGCGGCAAAGATCGTGTTCGAATCCGGCGTTCCCTTGATCGCGATTGGCCTCGATGTAACAATGATTCCCAAGAACCAGTTGACCCTAACGGAATATGCCCTCATAAAGAAGAGCAGGGGTAGAGTTGCAGCCTTCGCCGTCACGATTCTCAACAAGAACATACACAAACACAGAATCTTCGCGTTACACGATCCGATGACCGTCGCTACCAAGATCAAACCCTCACTCTTCGAGTATGCTAATTACCATACACAGGTTGAGACGAAAGGCGAATTCACAGATGGCATGACCGTCGCAGACAGGCGTGGATGGCTGCCGGAGAACGTGATGAAAGGCGAAAAAACGATAATTTGTAGAAACGTTGATTCCAAGGGCTTCAAAAAACTGTTTCTAGATCGTATGGTCGGTGGCCCGAGTGGCTGA
- a CDS encoding VOC family protein, which produces MPKEIGHIELISKDLMATKKFYSKLFGWKFEMFGDGYAMFKTSKKGVGGGFMLGKKVKPGSTTFYVNVDTIPATQQKAKSLGGRILKKRKAIGGGMGYWGTIGDPHGNVIGLWSPK; this is translated from the coding sequence ATGCCAAAGGAAATCGGCCACATAGAACTGATATCAAAGGATCTCATGGCGACAAAGAAGTTCTACTCCAAACTCTTCGGCTGGAAATTCGAAATGTTCGGCGACGGTTATGCAATGTTCAAGACCAGTAAGAAAGGCGTTGGCGGCGGCTTCATGCTCGGCAAGAAAGTCAAACCGGGCTCAACAACATTCTACGTCAACGTAGACACCATACCAGCAACCCAGCAAAAAGCAAAGAGCCTCGGCGGACGAATCCTAAAGAAGAGAAAGGCTATCGGCGGCGGGATGGGCTACTGGGGAACTATCGGCGATCCCCACGGTAACGTCATCGGCCTCTGGAGCCCCAAGTAA
- a CDS encoding DUF4064 domain-containing protein — MGDKPTAAMVLSLIGGIFVILGGAFIAFVGSLVSSFGYLANGGSSGGAAVTAFGVVGIIMGLIMIVGSFMLYSKPTNAKMWGIIILILSILSWVTAVGGLVIGFILGLIGGILAIMYKPSTASATPPPAPMGS, encoded by the coding sequence ATGGGCGATAAACCAACAGCAGCAATGGTCCTATCTCTCATCGGTGGAATATTCGTAATCCTCGGAGGCGCGTTCATCGCCTTCGTCGGCTCCCTAGTCTCATCCTTCGGCTACCTAGCCAACGGCGGCTCAAGCGGAGGCGCTGCCGTCACCGCCTTCGGAGTCGTCGGAATCATTATGGGGCTCATTATGATCGTCGGCTCATTCATGCTCTACTCTAAGCCAACCAACGCCAAGATGTGGGGAATCATCATCCTCATCCTCTCGATCCTAAGCTGGGTCACAGCCGTCGGGGGGCTCGTCATAGGATTCATCCTTGGTCTAATCGGAGGCATATTGGCAATCATGTACAAGCCGTCTACTGCTTCGGCAACACCTCCTCCCGCCCCAATGGGCTCTTAG
- a CDS encoding zinc ribbon domain-containing protein: MSDKPTAAMVLSLIGGIFVIIGGAFIAFVGSLIGSLNIAGASSASNTALALGVVGIIMGLIMIVGAFMMYSKPTSTKMWGVIVLILSIVSWVTAVGGLFIGFLLGLIGGILALTFKPTMAPGAMPPPMMSSSMPMGSAPMGSMGMTCKNCGASIPAGATRCPSCGANL, from the coding sequence ATGAGCGATAAACCGACAGCCGCGATGGTACTTTCACTCATCGGAGGAATATTCGTAATCATAGGTGGAGCCTTCATTGCATTCGTGGGCTCGCTAATTGGCTCGCTCAACATCGCAGGAGCATCATCGGCTAGCAATACAGCACTCGCCTTGGGAGTAGTCGGCATAATCATGGGACTCATCATGATCGTGGGAGCATTCATGATGTACTCCAAACCAACCAGCACCAAGATGTGGGGCGTTATCGTCTTGATACTCTCAATAGTCAGCTGGGTTACAGCAGTCGGAGGACTTTTCATCGGCTTCCTTCTCGGATTAATCGGCGGCATACTCGCCCTAACATTCAAGCCGACAATGGCTCCAGGCGCCATGCCACCGCCAATGATGAGTTCGTCAATGCCGATGGGCTCGGCACCAATGGGATCGATGGGAATGACCTGCAAGAACTGCGGTGCAAGCATTCCTGCTGGAGCAACGCGTTGCCCGAGCTGCGGCGCGAATCTATAA
- a CDS encoding zinc ribbon domain-containing protein translates to MMQKPPRPIGITLLAIIEILIGVLGLLASIAIIGVSALFATIPTIGAILGTVGLVIGGIFLVFSLIWLATGVGFLHGRGWAWNLGMFFTVISILGAAYVAYIGIYQAAYALVFWIIMMIYLTRSHVKVFFGKGTTTTYMPAMNMQQTMRNAPTLQSQTQYAPTAPPALQYTSAASIPSSTPPVAIATGKCRSCGMPLTAGNSFCTNCGAKQ, encoded by the coding sequence ATGATGCAGAAGCCTCCGCGGCCAATCGGCATTACGCTTCTCGCTATTATTGAGATCCTAATCGGCGTTCTCGGACTTTTAGCCAGCATCGCCATAATCGGCGTGTCTGCCCTGTTTGCAACCATCCCCACAATCGGAGCTATCCTCGGCACTGTCGGGCTTGTCATAGGTGGAATATTCCTAGTCTTCAGCTTGATCTGGCTGGCAACCGGCGTGGGGTTTCTCCACGGACGAGGCTGGGCGTGGAACCTCGGAATGTTCTTCACAGTTATCTCCATCCTTGGCGCCGCGTATGTGGCCTACATCGGAATCTACCAAGCCGCCTACGCGCTAGTCTTCTGGATCATCATGATGATCTACCTCACAAGATCACATGTGAAAGTCTTCTTTGGCAAAGGAACCACAACAACCTACATGCCTGCAATGAACATGCAACAGACAATGAGAAACGCCCCAACCCTCCAATCACAAACTCAGTACGCTCCGACCGCGCCGCCAGCACTGCAGTACACATCTGCCGCTTCGATACCATCATCAACGCCACCCGTAGCTATCGCAACCGGAAAGTGTCGGTCCTGCGGCATGCCCCTGACCGCAGGCAACTCGTTCTGCACTAACTGCGGCGCCAAACAGTAG
- a CDS encoding NUDIX hydrolase, with translation MSGENLKFRRTPKPWKTVGSRKIASLGDLKLHRDRIVSKTGFEMVHPRLFVDDFSIIIPVLGRHKLVMIWNYRHAIQGWELELPAGHIENGENPEECARRELEEETGYSASSWKKLGWFHPSPGISSQRAYVYLARHLKKGVLHREPYEVGMEVKTLGLRDAYKRLWSGEIVHSPTASALGIAQPGILKMKRATVWRRS, from the coding sequence TTGTCTGGAGAGAACCTGAAATTTCGGAGAACACCGAAACCCTGGAAGACGGTAGGGAGCAGAAAGATCGCATCGCTGGGCGACTTGAAGCTTCACCGTGACCGAATCGTCTCGAAGACCGGGTTCGAGATGGTGCATCCTCGACTATTCGTCGACGATTTCTCAATCATCATCCCGGTGCTTGGCAGGCATAAGCTTGTGATGATCTGGAACTATCGGCATGCAATTCAGGGCTGGGAGCTAGAGCTGCCAGCAGGCCACATCGAGAATGGTGAAAATCCTGAGGAATGCGCTAGGCGCGAGTTAGAGGAAGAGACAGGATATTCCGCGAGTTCGTGGAAGAAGCTCGGATGGTTCCACCCCTCTCCAGGAATATCTTCTCAGAGAGCCTACGTCTATCTTGCTCGTCATCTGAAGAAGGGCGTCTTGCATCGGGAACCCTACGAGGTTGGCATGGAAGTCAAGACTCTCGGGTTGCGGGATGCTTACAAGCGGTTGTGGAGTGGCGAGATTGTTCATTCGCCGACTGCGTCAGCTCTAGGGATAGCTCAGCCTGGGATTTTGAAAATGAAGAGAGCTACTGTTTGGCGCCGCAGTTAG
- a CDS encoding GNAT family N-acetyltransferase, with protein sequence MKRRATKTATPVPARTRYEVRELSSTTWPDFERFFAKHNGVQGGCWCTFYHHVEGRLLKEGLGRQDAMELNRKEKKTLVAKGRSHGILAYAGDQAVGWCQYGPKEELPRIDSGRNYSKLDLSGNQDPKLWRLTCFFVDRDFRKKGVAGVALRAALDSIRKQGGGIVEAYPSTSKEGGSWALWFGTVAMFEREGFKAQAKLGDKHLLMRKTLA encoded by the coding sequence ATGAAACGTCGAGCAACGAAGACCGCAACACCTGTGCCAGCTCGGACCAGATACGAAGTCAGGGAGCTAAGCTCGACCACTTGGCCTGATTTCGAACGGTTCTTCGCAAAACACAACGGGGTTCAGGGCGGTTGTTGGTGTACCTTCTACCACCATGTCGAGGGGCGTTTGCTCAAGGAAGGCTTGGGGCGGCAGGACGCAATGGAGCTGAATCGAAAGGAAAAGAAGACTCTCGTCGCTAAAGGCCGATCTCACGGAATCCTCGCCTATGCAGGCGATCAAGCTGTTGGATGGTGCCAGTATGGTCCAAAGGAGGAATTACCCCGAATAGACTCAGGCCGCAACTACAGCAAACTAGATCTATCGGGTAATCAAGACCCAAAACTCTGGCGCCTGACCTGCTTCTTCGTAGACAGGGATTTCCGGAAAAAGGGCGTAGCAGGAGTTGCACTGAGGGCGGCGCTCGATTCGATCCGTAAGCAGGGCGGAGGAATAGTGGAGGCCTACCCGTCGACTTCCAAGGAAGGAGGATCTTGGGCTCTCTGGTTTGGAACGGTTGCCATGTTTGAACGGGAAGGCTTCAAAGCCCAAGCCAAGCTGGGCGACAAACATTTGCTAATGCGCAAGACTCTCGCGTGA
- a CDS encoding methylmalonyl-CoA mutase family protein, whose product MHLPLFRDSVLAKSYWKKVLDEVKQERKAPPTTFDKKQLAKIKQERVRWENKTLKPWTRDSPEQKQEFRNLSNVPVKRVYTPEDISHFDQSKEVGLPGEYPYVRGVYPTMYRGRPWTMRMFSGFGTPEDTNKRLHYLLEHGETGLSIAFDMPTLYGYDPDSPRAEGEVGRCGVSVGSLKDMEIILEGIPLEKVSTSMTINAPASVLTAMYVGVAERQGLKPKELRGTVQADILKEYIAQKEWAFPPEAHLRIIRDMMVYCTKEMPQWNYISISGYHIREAGSSAVQELAFTLADGFAYVDLGIEAGLKVEDFAPRLSFFFNCGMDFFEEVAKFRAARRIWARVLKDKYKVNDPRSLLLRTHAQNSGASLTWQQPLNNIVRTTIEALATVLGGTQSLHTNSYDEAWALPSEAAATVALRTQQIIAEETGVADTIDPLAGSYYLEWLTDEMEELAFQYFDKIERAGGLIDAIKTGFIQREIAENSYRYQQELERGDRVVVGVNKFQIEEKKPIDTLKINEEAQRRQVARIHMVRETRDNNKVEQALDELRKTFKDEKANCMYPMVKAVRAYATLGEIMDVGRNIFGDYKEPPIL is encoded by the coding sequence ATGCATCTTCCATTGTTTCGTGATAGTGTTTTGGCAAAGAGTTACTGGAAGAAAGTTCTAGACGAGGTCAAGCAGGAACGGAAAGCTCCACCGACTACCTTCGATAAGAAGCAACTTGCAAAGATCAAGCAAGAGAGAGTCCGATGGGAGAACAAGACGCTCAAACCATGGACCCGCGACAGCCCTGAGCAGAAACAGGAATTTCGAAACTTGTCAAATGTTCCGGTGAAAAGAGTCTACACTCCCGAGGATATTTCGCACTTTGACCAGTCCAAGGAAGTCGGGCTTCCAGGCGAGTATCCCTATGTCCGTGGCGTATACCCAACCATGTACAGGGGAAGACCGTGGACGATGCGCATGTTCTCCGGCTTCGGAACCCCTGAAGACACGAACAAGCGGCTACACTACCTGCTAGAGCACGGAGAGACTGGTCTGAGCATAGCATTCGACATGCCGACCCTTTACGGGTATGATCCGGATAGCCCCAGGGCCGAGGGAGAGGTCGGACGCTGCGGTGTGTCGGTTGGCTCGCTGAAGGACATGGAGATCATTCTCGAAGGGATACCGCTGGAGAAAGTTAGCACTAGTATGACGATCAATGCCCCAGCTTCGGTTTTGACCGCGATGTATGTTGGTGTTGCTGAGAGACAAGGTCTCAAGCCAAAAGAACTTCGAGGCACAGTTCAGGCGGATATCCTGAAGGAATACATCGCTCAGAAAGAATGGGCCTTCCCACCTGAAGCGCATCTACGAATCATTCGAGATATGATGGTATATTGTACAAAGGAGATGCCGCAGTGGAACTACATCAGTATTAGCGGTTATCACATTCGGGAAGCTGGGTCCAGCGCAGTCCAGGAACTTGCTTTCACGCTCGCCGACGGCTTTGCATATGTTGACCTCGGAATAGAGGCCGGGCTCAAAGTCGAGGATTTCGCGCCCCGCCTTTCCTTCTTCTTCAACTGTGGGATGGACTTTTTCGAAGAGGTCGCAAAGTTTCGCGCTGCCCGCCGAATCTGGGCACGCGTGTTGAAGGACAAATACAAGGTCAATGATCCTAGATCACTATTGTTGAGGACGCACGCGCAGAACTCTGGCGCGTCACTAACCTGGCAGCAGCCTCTCAATAATATTGTTCGAACAACCATCGAAGCACTGGCGACTGTGCTCGGTGGGACGCAGTCCCTTCACACGAACTCTTACGATGAAGCGTGGGCGTTGCCGTCGGAGGCGGCGGCGACGGTTGCCTTGAGGACCCAGCAGATCATCGCAGAAGAGACCGGTGTCGCTGATACAATCGATCCGTTGGCTGGGTCGTATTATCTGGAATGGTTGACTGATGAAATGGAGGAACTTGCCTTCCAGTATTTTGACAAGATAGAGCGAGCAGGAGGATTGATTGACGCGATAAAGACCGGCTTCATTCAACGAGAGATCGCTGAGAACTCCTATCGCTACCAGCAGGAGCTTGAGAGAGGAGACAGGGTCGTTGTTGGCGTGAACAAGTTCCAGATCGAAGAGAAGAAGCCGATCGACACTTTGAAGATCAATGAAGAGGCGCAACGGCGCCAAGTAGCAAGGATACACATGGTCCGGGAAACGCGGGACAACAACAAGGTTGAGCAAGCGTTGGATGAGCTACGGAAGACGTTCAAGGATGAGAAGGCTAACTGTATGTATCCGATGGTCAAGGCTGTCAGAGCTTATGCTACGCTAGGAGAGATAATGGACGTGGGAAGGAACATTTTTGGCGACTACAAAGAACCGCCAATTCTCTGA